CATCTACCGATCCGCTACAAGCTCAGGCCCGCCTGAGCAGCAGCGCCCGGCCTACTCCGGGGCGTAACTCCGAGACGGAGCCGATCGCCCCTCCTCGCGAAGCTCCAGACTGAGGAGCGCCTTGTCGAACCAGGCATGGTAGGTGTCGAACTCGGCGGCGGGGGCTTCGCCGATGGCCACCAGGACCCGGCCGTCTCCGGTTTCCAGGAACGTGAACTCTTCGCGACTTCCGCGGGGAGTGTGCAGCACGTACCGGAGCGCCTTGCGGCCCGCCACGATCAGCTCACTCTCCTCCACCAGCGCCGACTGGCCCAGGTGGGCCCGGCCGAAGCGCGCCAGATAGGCATCGACCGTGTCGAAGCGAACCACGTTCAACTGAAACGAGGCCCGGTAGTCCCAGGCCACTCCGTCGACCGCCACCAGGCCGTAGCGCGTCGGCATGCTCATCCAACCGTCGGGTGTCTGGAGTTCGAAGCCGAGGCGCGAATCGACGTGAGGCGCCAGACCCAACTGGGGCTCACCGCGCGGCGGGCCGAGCTGGCTGGCGCGCTTTCCGGATTCGAGATCGGCGTAGACCGTTCCGCTCGGCATGGTGTAGAGGGCCTGGAACGAATTCAGGTCGGCAAGGCCGAGCCCGTCCCGGGCGATGCGGTCCCGGGCAACCTCGTACATCAGGTCGGACGGAATCGGGCTATGGCCCCGCATCCCCAGGGCATGGCCCAGCTCGTGCAGCGCAACCTTCTCCACCTGACTCGGGAGCAGGAGGCCATGCCGGTCTGCAACGTAGAGCCGTAGCTCGGGGATCGAGAAACGCACATCGACCCGGCCCGTCGCCGGATCACCGCCCTCGAAATGGCAGGCACCGCCCGGGCTGCGGGCCAGGCCGAGCACCTGAACATCCTCCTCGGGAGCCGGGGCCTCCTCTCCGACCAAGCGGATCGTCAGGCGCGCATCCCCGGGCTCCCCCACTTCCCGAAAGGAGATCTGGTCACCAAGGTCCGCTTGCCAGAGAGCCATGGCCCGGCGTACGGCTTCTACGTATTCGATCGGCTCTCGGGGCCGGAACTCGTCACCCAGCGATGGATCGATCCGCGGCTCCTCGATGTACACGGCCAGCGGAAACTCGTCCGGATCCCAGTGGCATAACACCAGGCGCTCTCGCCCGTCGCCGACGCGAATCCGATGGGCCATGAAGGGCACGAAATTCGGATCCCGCACACTTGCGTGAGAGGCCCGGAAGACCGCGTAGTCCGGCAGGTTGTGCTCATACGAAACCCCCGGATGCGCCTCGCTCTCGGGCGGGAGGGGGCCGGTGGTGCAACCGCAGAGCCCGTGCAAGAGCCCGAGAAACAGGGCCGCCGTTCTCAACGCCTTCCGCGTCCTCGTACGGCGCGGCGCATCTCCCGATCTTCCTCACGGCGGCGGATCGTCTGCCGCTTGTCCGTCTGTCGCTTACCCCGAACCAGGGCGAGCTCGACCTTTGCGCGGCCGTCCTTCCAATACAGGGAGAGAGGCACGAGGGTATGCCCCCGCTCGGTCACCTTCGTAGCGAGCCGCCGCAGCTCATGGCGGTGAAGGAGCAGTTTGCGTTCGCGGAGCGGGTCCGCGTTCTCGGGCCCGGCCTGCTCGTAGGGAGCGATATGCATGCCGCGCAGCCAAGCCTCACCTCGCCGCAACATGGCGTAGGCCTCTGCCAGGCTCGCGTTGCCCGCACGCAGGCTCTTCACCTCGGGCCCGAGCAGCGCGATCCCGGCCTCCACGGTGTCGAGGATCTCGTAGTCGAAGCGCGCTCGCCGATTGGTCGCGATGCGCCCTTCCCCGGCGCTGTCATTCTTCTTTGCCACACACCGAGCGTAGCAACACGACCCGTGAGCCTCTCTCTCCCGGCCGGGGAGACACCCTCAGACGACGATGCGGTTCCGTTCATCCACGAACACGCGCCTCGCATCCCAGTCCGGCCCGCACTCGCGATCGTCCACCTGCACGAAGCTGGCGATGATCACCTTGTCCATGGGCTTCACCAGGTGGGCCGCCGCACCGTTGATGCAGATCTCGCCGGAGCCGGCCTCCCCGGGAATCACGTAGGTGGAGATCCGGCTGCCATTCGTGCAATCCCAGATGTCCACGCGCTCGTAGGGGAAGAGGTCGGCCGCTGCCATCAAATCGGTGTCGATAGTGATGCTGCCTTCGTACTCGATGTTGGCCTCGGTCACCGTGGCGCGGTGGATTTTCGACTTGAGCATGGTGCGGATCATGTCCGTTCCTCCTGGGGTAGCGGCTTGGGCAGCACGCGATTGTCGATCAGTCGTACAGTCTCGCCCGCACCGGATGCACGGGGAAAGAAGACAGCGAGGGCGAGCAGGGAATGGCCGCCCAACGTCCCGCGAAGCCTGCGGAGATTCCCGGGATCGCGAAGCTCCGCGTAGTCGATCTCCGCGAGCGGCGCCTTGCCGATCTCGTCGCGGGCAATCTCCTCGAGGGCCTCGGGCCGGGCCTCACCGGCCAGAACGGCGGCCTCAGCAGCGTCGAGGGCCCGCACCAGGGCCGTGGCCTGGCTGCGCGCCTCGCCCGCCAGGTGCACGTTGCGGCTCGAAAGCGCCAGCCCGTCGGCCTCTCGCACCGTCGGAACGCCGACGATCTCGACCCCGAAGCCCAGATCCCGCGTCATGCGACGGATCACGGCGAGCTGCTGGTAGTCCTTCTCACCGAAGAGTGCGAGATGGGGTTTGGCCGCGAGCAGGAGTTTGCTGACCACGGTGGCCACGCCGCGAAAATGTCCTGGACGCGCCGCCCCGCAGAGCGGTTCCGAAAGCTCCGAGACGTCGACCCAGGTCTGGTAGCCCTCGGGATAGAACGCGTCGGGTTCCGGGGCGAAGACCCAATCGACACCAGCCTCGCGGCAAGCCGAAAGGTCGGCCTCCCAGGTGCGCGGATAGGCCGCGAGATCGGCCGCCGCATTGAACTGGCTCGGGTTCACGAAGATCGAGACACAGACGCGTTCGGCCAGGGCGCGCCCAGCGGACGCCAGCGCCAGGTGGCCGGCATGGAGTGCCCCCATCGTCGGCACGAGGGCAATGCGCTCACCCACGGCGCGAGCCTTGTCGGCTCGCGCCTGGAGCGCCTCGGTTTCGTGAACGATCTCCACCAATGACCTAACGGTACGAGTGCTCGTCGGCCGGGAACTTGTGATGCGCCACTTCGTCGGCAAATTGACGAGCAGCCTGGGAGGCCGCGGCCCCCAGGTTCGCGAATTGCTTGGCGAAGCTAGGCGTCCAGTCCGAAAGGCCGAGCAGATCGTGCAGCACCAGCACCTGGGCATCACAATGCACCCCGGCGCCGATTCCGATCGTGGGGATGCCGATCGTCCCGGTGATCTCCTGGGCCAGATCGGCGGGCACACCTTCCAGCACGAGTGCGAAGGCGCCGGCGGCCTCGACGGCCAGGGCGTCCTGGATCACACGATCGCGACCGCACTCTCCCCTGCCCTGCACCCGGTAGCCGCCCATGGCGTGCACGGATTGGGGCGTGAGACCGACATGGCCCATCACCGGAATGTCGGCATCGACGATGCGAGCCAACGTATCCTTGACTCGACGCCCACCTTCGAGCTTCACGGCGTGGGCACCGCCTTCCTTCATGAGACGGATCG
This genomic interval from bacterium contains the following:
- a CDS encoding matrixin family metalloprotease; the protein is MRTAALFLGLLHGLCGCTTGPLPPESEAHPGVSYEHNLPDYAVFRASHASVRDPNFVPFMAHRIRVGDGRERLVLCHWDPDEFPLAVYIEEPRIDPSLGDEFRPREPIEYVEAVRRAMALWQADLGDQISFREVGEPGDARLTIRLVGEEAPAPEEDVQVLGLARSPGGACHFEGGDPATGRVDVRFSIPELRLYVADRHGLLLPSQVEKVALHELGHALGMRGHSPIPSDLMYEVARDRIARDGLGLADLNSFQALYTMPSGTVYADLESGKRASQLGPPRGEPQLGLAPHVDSRLGFELQTPDGWMSMPTRYGLVAVDGVAWDYRASFQLNVVRFDTVDAYLARFGRAHLGQSALVEESELIVAGRKALRYVLHTPRGSREEFTFLETGDGRVLVAIGEAPAAEFDTYHAWFDKALLSLELREEGRSAPSRSYAPE
- the smpB gene encoding SsrA-binding protein SmpB, yielding MAKKNDSAGEGRIATNRRARFDYEILDTVEAGIALLGPEVKSLRAGNASLAEAYAMLRRGEAWLRGMHIAPYEQAGPENADPLRERKLLLHRHELRRLATKVTERGHTLVPLSLYWKDGRAKVELALVRGKRQTDKRQTIRRREEDREMRRAVRGRGRR
- a CDS encoding aspartate 1-decarboxylase, which encodes MIRTMLKSKIHRATVTEANIEYEGSITIDTDLMAAADLFPYERVDIWDCTNGSRISTYVIPGEAGSGEICINGAAAHLVKPMDKVIIASFVQVDDRECGPDWDARRVFVDERNRIVV
- a CDS encoding pantoate--beta-alanine ligase, with translation MEIVHETEALQARADKARAVGERIALVPTMGALHAGHLALASAGRALAERVCVSIFVNPSQFNAAADLAAYPRTWEADLSACREAGVDWVFAPEPDAFYPEGYQTWVDVSELSEPLCGAARPGHFRGVATVVSKLLLAAKPHLALFGEKDYQQLAVIRRMTRDLGFGVEIVGVPTVREADGLALSSRNVHLAGEARSQATALVRALDAAEAAVLAGEARPEALEEIARDEIGKAPLAEIDYAELRDPGNLRRLRGTLGGHSLLALAVFFPRASGAGETVRLIDNRVLPKPLPQEERT
- the panB gene encoding 3-methyl-2-oxobutanoate hydroxymethyltransferase codes for the protein MSTVTAASQREHRVTTRSLQRRKRRGEPFSMLTAYDVTFARIFDQAGIDVLLVGDSVGNTTQGHENTLPVTLDEMIYHTRMVVRGVSRALVVGDMPFGSYQVSAEDGVRSAIRLMKEGGAHAVKLEGGRRVKDTLARIVDADIPVMGHVGLTPQSVHAMGGYRVQGRGECGRDRVIQDALAVEAAGAFALVLEGVPADLAQEITGTIGIPTIGIGAGVHCDAQVLVLHDLLGLSDWTPSFAKQFANLGAAASQAARQFADEVAHHKFPADEHSYR